In one Lysobacter alkalisoli genomic region, the following are encoded:
- a CDS encoding YcgL domain-containing protein, with the protein MQAYVYKSLRKADTYIYLAARDDFARLPEPLRGQLGQLAYVLEVVLTPERKLAQEDPAVVRENLATRGFHLQFPPTAADPMTEDWGTDA; encoded by the coding sequence ATGCAAGCCTACGTCTACAAAAGTCTGCGCAAAGCCGACACCTATATATATCTGGCCGCGCGCGACGATTTCGCCCGCCTGCCCGAACCGTTGCGCGGCCAGCTCGGCCAGTTGGCCTACGTGCTGGAAGTGGTGCTGACCCCGGAGCGCAAACTGGCCCAGGAGGATCCGGCCGTGGTTCGAGAGAACCTGGCCACGCGCGGTTTCCATCTGCAGTTCCCGCCCACCGCAGCCGATCCGATGACCGAGGATTGGGGTACCGATGCCTGA
- a CDS encoding alpha/beta hydrolase family protein, whose translation MRLCRSLPATLLAAALLGGPALAADPPTLAPSEPLTLAQTMADPDWIGPPVEAAWWSWDGRSVQYRLKRDGSPVRDTWRQGIDGGTAQMVDGADLADLDGRRPVYDSQRRRMAFVRNGDIFVRDLHNGVLTQVTRSEAHESRPQWSRDGNLVFRAGNDWFQWRAGQGISQAALVKATDDPGKAPKADDLRDRQLRLVETLRTEREQRDTQREQDMQWRAADPTRAPAPVYLGKDVVIEDSVLSPDGRWLLAVTHAKGDNGGQRGKMPKYVTESGYEEFEEVRTRVGRKDPQPHRLWLVETATAKVNELKFDALPGIGDDPLASLRKAADQDPLKGERPLRVAIDGSGPAIEWSDDGRNVAVMLRAIDNKDRWIATVDLANARLQPRHRLTDPAWINWRYNDFGWTPDGTLWLLSEQSGYSHLYVIEGNGRPRALTSGRWEVSSPQLSADGRSFYFTCNRDWPGDYEVCTVDRDGGNVREVTALDGVEDFALSPDGTRLLVRHSASYLPPQVAVIGTDGSGLARLTDTRKPAFKHRDWIEPEYVQVPSRHGADAIWGKFYGPKDYVPGRSYPIVLFVHGAGYLQNVHDRYPVYFREQMFHNLLVDSGYIVLDLDYRASAGHGRDWRTAIYRQMGHPELEDYLDGIEWLVEQKQGDRDRVGIYGGSYGGFMAFMALFREPGVFKAGAALRPVTDWSQYNHEYTSNILNTPELDPEAYQRSSPIEYAEGLQDHLLIAHGMIDDNVFYKDSVMLAQRLIELRKDKWELASYPMERHGFVHPDSWYDEYRRIFELFERALKDGE comes from the coding sequence ATGCGCCTTTGCCGAAGCCTGCCTGCCACCCTGCTTGCCGCCGCGCTCCTCGGCGGCCCCGCCCTGGCCGCCGACCCGCCGACGCTGGCGCCGTCCGAGCCGCTGACCCTGGCCCAGACCATGGCCGATCCGGACTGGATCGGCCCGCCGGTCGAGGCCGCGTGGTGGAGCTGGGACGGCCGCAGCGTGCAGTACCGTCTCAAGCGCGACGGCTCGCCGGTGCGCGACACCTGGCGCCAGGGCATCGACGGGGGCACCGCACAGATGGTGGATGGCGCCGACCTTGCCGACCTCGATGGCAGACGTCCGGTCTACGACTCCCAGCGCAGGCGCATGGCCTTCGTCCGCAACGGCGATATCTTCGTCCGCGACCTGCACAACGGCGTGCTGACCCAGGTCACCCGCAGCGAGGCCCACGAATCGCGACCGCAGTGGAGCCGCGACGGCAACCTGGTGTTCCGCGCCGGCAACGACTGGTTCCAGTGGCGCGCCGGCCAGGGCATCAGCCAGGCCGCGCTGGTCAAGGCCACCGACGATCCGGGCAAGGCGCCGAAGGCCGACGACCTGCGTGACCGCCAGCTGCGCCTGGTCGAGACCCTGCGCACCGAGCGCGAGCAACGCGACACCCAGCGCGAGCAGGACATGCAATGGCGCGCCGCCGACCCGACCCGTGCGCCGGCCCCGGTATACCTGGGCAAGGACGTGGTGATCGAGGACAGCGTGCTGTCGCCCGACGGTCGCTGGCTGCTGGCAGTCACCCACGCCAAGGGCGACAACGGTGGGCAGCGCGGCAAGATGCCCAAGTACGTCACCGAGTCAGGCTACGAGGAGTTCGAGGAGGTCCGCACCCGGGTCGGCCGCAAGGATCCTCAGCCGCACCGCCTGTGGCTGGTCGAAACGGCAACGGCCAAGGTGAACGAGTTGAAATTCGACGCCCTGCCCGGCATCGGCGACGACCCGCTGGCCTCGCTGCGCAAGGCTGCCGACCAGGACCCGCTCAAGGGCGAGCGCCCGCTGCGGGTGGCGATCGACGGCAGCGGCCCGGCGATCGAATGGAGCGACGACGGCCGCAACGTCGCGGTGATGCTGCGTGCGATCGACAACAAGGATCGCTGGATCGCGACGGTCGACCTGGCCAACGCCAGGCTGCAGCCACGCCATCGCCTCACCGACCCGGCCTGGATCAACTGGCGCTACAACGATTTCGGCTGGACCCCGGACGGCACGTTGTGGTTGTTGTCGGAGCAGAGCGGCTACTCGCACCTGTATGTGATCGAGGGCAACGGCAGACCGCGCGCCCTGACCTCGGGCCGGTGGGAAGTCTCCAGCCCGCAGCTGTCGGCCGACGGTCGCAGCTTCTACTTCACCTGCAACCGCGACTGGCCCGGCGACTACGAAGTCTGCACGGTCGACCGCGACGGCGGCAACGTGCGCGAGGTGACCGCACTGGACGGTGTCGAGGATTTCGCGCTGTCACCGGATGGGACCCGGCTGCTGGTCCGCCATTCCGCCAGCTACCTGCCACCGCAGGTGGCCGTGATCGGCACCGACGGCAGCGGCCTGGCCCGGCTGACCGATACCCGCAAGCCCGCGTTCAAGCACCGCGACTGGATCGAGCCCGAATACGTGCAGGTGCCCAGTCGCCACGGTGCCGATGCCATCTGGGGCAAGTTCTACGGACCGAAGGACTACGTACCGGGCCGCAGCTATCCGATCGTCCTGTTCGTGCACGGCGCCGGCTACCTGCAGAACGTGCACGATCGCTACCCCGTCTACTTCCGCGAGCAGATGTTCCACAACCTGCTGGTCGACAGCGGCTACATCGTGCTCGACCTCGATTACCGCGCCAGCGCCGGCCATGGCCGCGACTGGCGTACCGCAATCTACCGGCAGATGGGCCACCCCGAGCTTGAGGATTACCTCGACGGCATCGAATGGCTGGTCGAACAGAAGCAGGGCGACCGCGACCGCGTCGGCATCTATGGCGGCAGCTACGGCGGCTTCATGGCCTTCATGGCGCTGTTCCGCGAACCGGGCGTGTTCAAGGCCGGCGCTGCCCTGCGCCCGGTCACCGACTGGTCGCAGTACAACCACGAGTACACCAGCAACATCCTCAACACGCCCGAACTCGACCCCGAGGCCTACCAGCGCTCTTCACCCATCGAGTATGCCGAAGGCCTGCAGGACCACCTGCTGATCGCCCACGGCATGATCGACGACAACGTGTTCTACAAGGACTCGGTGATGCTGGCCCAGCGCCTGATCGAACTGCGCAAGGACAAGTGGGAACTGGCCAGCTACCCGATGGAGCGCCACGGCTTCGTGCATCCGGACAGCTGGTATGACGAGTATCGGCGGATTTTCGAGTTGTTCGAGCGGGCGTTGAAGGACGGGGAGTAA